A window of Candidatus Dojkabacteria bacterium contains these coding sequences:
- a CDS encoding SEC-C metal-binding domain-containing protein translates to MFNLISKLFDSNDKQIKKIQPIINKINELEDWSSKLSDDELAAKTTEFRKKLGVDINKLEWDSEFNKQEVKAELFELLPEAFAIVREAAKRYTDHKHFDVQMVAGYFLADNKISELFTGEGKTNAANLPLYLYALTGRSAHLITVNDYLARRDGEWNGHIFNPLGISVAVVNNGATYKFVSDEEAIERKGDDAKNAIKERDKKRKEAGRLKLDMMDGTNLIEVSKQEAYACDVVYGTNNEFGFDYLRDNMARRLGDRVQRRLHFAIVDEADSILVDEARTPLIISQSAQASNDLYKQFANIVKQINRDEHYTIDEKTNSVALNDAGIDRLEKLLKTDNIYENSQFAYHLENALKAKELYVRDDEYIIRDGEVLIVDEFTGRAMTGRRYSEGLHQAIEAKEGVEVKRESRTLATITLQNYFRLYDFMSGMTATALTEAEEFSNIYKLDVVVVPTNRPVVREDLNDLVYRSEMGKFKAIVNDIKEHHEKGQPMLVGTASVERSEILSNMLDQEGIPHEVLNAKNHEREAKIVQNAGQLGAVTIATNMAGRGTDIALGKGVKELGGLYVIGSERHESRRIDNQLRGRSGRQGDPGTSRFYVSFEDELMRLFAGERVKSIMSSIGMDDDMPISAGMLGNIIESAQKKVEAYNFDIRKRLVEYDDVLNQQRDIVYGLRKRVLSVIEDGDKAEIKAVKIDEKVLKKLDINAILEDIDGFSLKDKESWEVDQFKKYPQIHRPANFWILKRIVDHVRYVVAAQLQDDMKIDNEEERKTFAQVQSLMTDEITESAAKALGYKDFGDFFKDVDSRKDAAEKENLLLQLVIVGFIQHIDAINPKAVGELSRLLILQSIDNFWMEHLDAMGDLREGVGMRSMAQRDPLVEYKNEGFQLFEKMLSSVDDAVVNRFYKVRVVERDESVAQARAIHETVGAIGGGSVKSDAGSALDAKVRAVRRDAAQSRKDERPGETSKQKTVVRQDQKVGRNDPCPCGSGKKYKKCHGKGL, encoded by the coding sequence ATGTTCAACCTAATATCGAAGCTGTTCGATTCAAACGATAAGCAGATTAAGAAAATCCAGCCCATAATTAATAAGATCAATGAGCTTGAGGATTGGAGCTCAAAGCTGTCCGATGATGAGCTTGCTGCAAAGACCACGGAATTCCGCAAAAAACTGGGAGTGGATATAAACAAGCTAGAGTGGGATTCGGAGTTTAACAAGCAAGAGGTCAAGGCAGAGCTGTTCGAGCTACTTCCGGAGGCATTCGCAATTGTCCGTGAGGCGGCCAAAAGATACACGGACCATAAGCACTTCGATGTGCAGATGGTGGCAGGCTATTTTCTCGCAGACAACAAGATCTCCGAGCTATTCACTGGAGAGGGAAAAACCAACGCAGCAAACCTACCTCTTTACCTCTATGCACTTACTGGTCGAAGCGCTCATCTGATTACAGTCAACGATTACCTCGCAAGACGTGACGGTGAGTGGAATGGGCATATCTTCAATCCACTTGGCATAAGTGTTGCGGTAGTAAATAATGGCGCCACATACAAATTCGTATCAGATGAGGAGGCGATCGAGCGCAAAGGCGACGATGCCAAGAACGCAATCAAAGAACGAGATAAGAAGCGGAAAGAGGCTGGAAGGCTCAAGCTCGACATGATGGACGGCACCAATCTGATAGAGGTGAGCAAGCAGGAGGCGTATGCATGTGATGTGGTGTATGGGACTAATAATGAGTTTGGCTTCGACTACCTCCGTGACAACATGGCTAGAAGATTGGGTGATAGGGTTCAGAGGAGATTGCATTTCGCGATTGTGGATGAGGCAGACTCAATCTTGGTTGACGAGGCGAGAACTCCGTTGATCATTTCGCAAAGCGCGCAAGCATCAAATGACCTTTATAAGCAGTTTGCTAATATAGTTAAGCAGATTAACAGGGACGAGCATTACACAATTGACGAGAAGACCAACTCCGTAGCTCTAAATGATGCTGGAATAGATCGATTAGAGAAGCTGCTGAAGACAGACAACATTTATGAAAATTCTCAATTCGCATACCATCTGGAAAATGCATTGAAGGCAAAAGAGCTCTATGTCCGCGACGACGAGTATATTATCCGCGATGGAGAGGTACTGATTGTGGATGAGTTTACAGGACGCGCAATGACAGGAAGGCGTTATTCAGAAGGTCTGCATCAGGCTATCGAGGCGAAAGAGGGAGTAGAGGTAAAGCGCGAGTCTCGAACACTTGCTACTATCACACTTCAGAACTATTTTAGGCTTTACGACTTTATGTCCGGTATGACTGCTACAGCTTTGACTGAGGCCGAGGAATTCTCAAATATTTATAAGCTTGATGTTGTGGTTGTGCCAACTAACAGGCCTGTGGTGCGGGAAGATCTGAATGACCTGGTATATCGCAGCGAGATGGGGAAATTCAAGGCAATTGTGAATGATATCAAAGAGCACCATGAGAAAGGACAGCCGATGCTTGTGGGTACTGCGTCAGTTGAGCGGTCAGAGATCCTCTCGAATATGCTCGACCAGGAGGGAATTCCACACGAGGTGCTGAACGCAAAGAATCACGAGCGAGAAGCAAAGATTGTCCAGAATGCTGGCCAGCTCGGTGCTGTCACTATCGCTACAAACATGGCCGGTCGTGGTACAGATATCGCACTTGGGAAAGGTGTTAAAGAGCTTGGCGGTCTATATGTGATCGGATCAGAGCGACATGAGTCTAGGCGAATCGACAACCAGCTACGAGGTCGATCAGGAAGACAGGGTGATCCAGGAACTTCGAGATTTTATGTCTCATTTGAAGATGAATTGATGCGGCTTTTCGCAGGTGAGAGAGTAAAGTCAATCATGAGCTCAATCGGCATGGATGATGATATGCCGATCTCGGCAGGTATGCTGGGAAACATCATCGAGAGCGCACAGAAGAAGGTCGAAGCATACAACTTCGACATCAGAAAGCGACTGGTTGAGTATGATGACGTGCTTAATCAGCAGAGAGACATTGTGTATGGATTGAGGAAGAGAGTGCTCTCTGTGATTGAGGATGGCGATAAGGCAGAGATAAAAGCAGTAAAGATCGATGAGAAGGTTTTGAAAAAGCTGGATATAAATGCAATCTTGGAGGATATTGATGGTTTCTCCTTAAAAGACAAGGAAAGTTGGGAGGTCGATCAGTTTAAGAAATATCCGCAGATTCACCGCCCTGCAAATTTCTGGATCTTGAAAAGGATTGTAGATCATGTGAGATATGTCGTCGCTGCACAGCTGCAAGATGATATGAAGATTGACAATGAGGAGGAGCGAAAGACGTTTGCTCAGGTGCAGTCACTGATGACTGACGAAATTACTGAGAGCGCCGCTAAAGCATTAGGCTACAAGGATTTCGGAGATTTCTTCAAAGATGTAGATTCGAGGAAAGATGCCGCTGAGAAAGAAAATCTATTGCTGCAGCTAGTAATTGTAGGGTTTATACAGCATATCGATGCAATTAATCCGAAAGCTGTTGGGGAGCTCAGCAGATTGCTCATTTTGCAGTCGATCGACAATTTCTGGATGGAGCATCTGGATGCTATGGGTGACCTACGAGAGGGTGTAGGCATGCGAAGCATGGCTCAACGAGATCCGCTTGTTGAGTATAAGAATGAAGGATTCCAGCTGTTCGAGAAGATGCTGAGCAGTGTTGACGATGCAGTTGTAAATAGGTTCTATAAAGTGCGCGTAGTGGAACGGGATGAAAGTGTAGCTCAGGCAAGAGCGATTCATGAGACTGTGGGAGC